Proteins found in one Crassostrea angulata isolate pt1a10 chromosome 3, ASM2561291v2, whole genome shotgun sequence genomic segment:
- the LOC128177320 gene encoding uncharacterized protein LOC128177320 — protein sequence MGGSTSKQTDKPKSTPLNREQETKRNSDHGDKRQSANSNQTASSAVTPIPIHRPNPFPPTTWRKDVLDKELLRGAKKNAFQEISLNDLASYQILISLLTKGLKDDIEKTWVLFLWVTNLDVNNKNVTKGGIKNTPKGDLKDVQSGIHHIADFYTTLCRHAGLKSVTIEGLQKDDSFTINGTEKILVKEKWNAVFLKDSWRLIHIGLGKACNPKWKLLYFFIDPEDLIQWCLPNEHEWQLLSKPLAKHDFFNQPNCKRKCFEMGVQILNPTLGKVKIDNGRFSVEVLIDKTHSQSSDSMLDFKLRGKKVQNGINEFDHETSGTFNTGNETTRSTMKPSNVTGNESRHTDNTDNANGNSDSPLDLKKYVFMHRVDSRIVFDVHFPTPGTYVLDIEGKTFSTKGGHSSMSVICQFKFFCNRSIQEEDYVPLPIVPDIGFGPTPYCLRYGVRPVSHGYGHILILPGESVKIRFEYDGNYEFKTETISVLRVSPSKKKNFSTCTVMPNKLHVDVNVPDEGHYILMVHAKRDKEEEFVNIINYMMIFDRKNSNVELFHKRMMREKLLSAVQNGTEEELKEALKNFKFYRVPDQGEVQKANQRLEYFETKRELGVAMQRRNIRVLETAIHNAKNLPDMKQIKEDIRRAENLMNRLKNQHPISKLEHSTLSEIRRYTNPSQAVKDVLSATYILLGHDIEYAKNWEYIQSLLTKTGRDSLQHLVLHCDVETVSSSSAEIAHQLLNPHDEKALREASAGAGAIFHWASQIVKDKIKEFEKEESIENEVSKGSKRPEKANSVQNKQRKASSEKDISRNGKLVDQKTGKVTAEEVEEEKEIDEISTRSTAKSGTLSLKSIHAKVGSFRKKGDKAMVFNKYNEQVYFEQSPPERFFWPKHF from the exons ATGGGAGGTAGTACCagcaaacagacagacaaacccAAGTCCACCCCACTGAACCGGGAACAG GAAACCAAACGAAATTCAGACCATGGTGACAAACGACAAAGTGCAAATTCAAACCAAACAGCTTCTTCGGCTGTGACACCCATACCTATCCACAGGCCGAACCCTTTTCCGCCGACAACTTGGAGAAAGGATGTCTTAGACAAAGAATTACTCAGAGGTGCCAAGAAAAATGCATTCCAAGAG ATTTCACTGAATGATTTGGCTTCATATCAAATCCTCATATCATTACTTACTAAAGGACTTAAAGATGACATAGAAAAGACTTGGGTACTGTTTCTCTGGGTTACGAATTTAGATGTCAATAacaaaaatgtaacaaaagGGGGAATAAAAAATACACCAAAAGGAGATTTAAAGGATGTTCAAAGTGGCATTCATCATATTGCCGACTTCTACACGACTTTATGCAG GCACGCTGGGTTGAAGTCGGTAACCATAGAAGGTCTTCAAAAAGACGACAGTTTTACGATTAATGGAACAGAGAAAATCCTAGTCAAAGAAAAATGGAATGCTGTGTTCTTAAAAGATTCTTGGCGCTTAATTCATATAGGACTCGGGAAAGCATGCAATCCGAAG TGGAAACTTCTCTATTTCTTTATCGATCCGGAAGATTTGATACAATGGTGCCTTCCTAATGAACACGAATGGCAGCTGCTATCAAAACCTTTGGCAAAACATGACTTTTTTAATCAACCTAActgtaaaagaaaatgtttcgaGATGGGAGTGCAAATTCTAAATCCTACATTGGGAAAAGTAAAAATTGACAATGGTAGATTTAGCGTCGAAGTGTTAATTGACAAAACCCATTCGCAAAGTTCGGATTCTATGCTTGACTTTAAATTAAGGGGGAAGAAAGTGCAAAATGGAATTAATGAATTCGATCATGAAACATCAGGAACCTTTAATACTGGAAACGAAACGACGAGGTCTACAATGAAGCCATCAAATGTAACAGGAAACGAAAGCCGACATACTGATAACACAGACAATGCGAATGGTAACTCAGACTCTCCGTTGGATTTGAAGAAGTATGTGTTCATGCATCGCGTTGACTCTCGGATAGTATTTGATGTTCATTTTCCTACACCCGGTACATATGTCCTAGACATTGAAGGAAAAACATTCAGTACGAAAGGTGGTCATAGCTCTATGTCTGTGATTTGTCAATTCAAATTCTTCTGTAATAGAAGCATACAAGAGGAAGACTATGTTCCTTTACCAATCGTTCCCGATATTGGCTTTGGTCCAACACCTTATTGCTTGAGGTACGGGGTTCGACCCGTCTCCCACGGATACGGGCACATTTTAATACTGCCTGGCGAATCGGTGAAAATTCGCTTCGAGTACGATGGCAATTAcgaatttaaaactgaaacaatAAGTGTTCTTCGGGTATCTCCAAGTAAGAAGAAAAATTTCTCTACGTGTACTGTTATGCCAAACAAACTACACGTTGATGTTAATGTTCCAGATGAAGGTCATTATATCTTGATGGTCCATGCCAAAAGAGACAAGGAAGAGGAATTCGTCAATATAATTAACTATATGATGATATTCgacagaaaaaattcaaatgtcgag TTGTTTCATAAACGAATGATGCGTGAAAAACTTCTAAGTGCAGTACAAAATGGAACAGAAGAGGAATTAAAAGAGGCACtaaagaatttcaaattttatcgCGTCCCTGACCAAGGAGAAGTTCAAAAGGCAAATCAGAGATTAGAATATTTCGAAACTAAAAGAG AATTGGGCGTTGCTATGCAGAGAAGAAATATACGAGTGTTGGAAACTGCAATACACAATGCAAAAAATCTACCGGACATGAAGCAAATAAAGGAGGATATTCGGAGAGCCgaaaatttaatgaatagattgaaaaatCAACACCCTATTTCCAAACTCGAGCACAGCACTCTGTCTGAAATACGCCGGTACACTAACCCTTCCCAGGCCGTCAAGGACGTCCTGTCGGCTACTTATATTTTACTTGGACATGATATTGAATACGCCAAA AATTGGGAATACATCCAATCCCTATTAACAAAAACGGGACGAGACAGTCTGCAGCACTTGGTACTTCATTGTGACGTCGAAACAGTGTCCTCTTCTTCTGCAGAAATAGCTCACCAGCTACTGAACCCGCATGATGAAAAGGCATTGAGAGAGGCTAGCGCAGGCGCAGGAGCCATATTTCACTGG GCCTCCCAAATagttaaagataaaataaaggaatttgaAAAGGAAGAATCCATTGAAAATGAAGTCAGCAAAGGATCTAAGCGGCCAGAAAAAGCTAATTCagtacaaaataaacaaagaaaggCGTCTTCAGAAAAAGATATTTCAAGAAATGGAAAATTGGTCGATCAGAAAACAGGAAAAGTTACAGCTGAGGAAGTTGAAGAAGAAAAGGAAATCGACGAAATATCAACACGGTCGACTGCAAAGTCTGGGACTTTATCATTGAAATCCATACATGCTAAAGTAGGCTCTTTTCGTAAGAAAGGGGATAAGGCTATGGTATTCAATAAATACAATGAGCAGGTTTATTTCGAACAATCTCCGCCGGAACGATTCTTCTGGcctaaacatttttga
- the LOC128177327 gene encoding uncharacterized protein LOC128177327 isoform X1: MSSRRNPVRTKSVIEGEHFDTLLVNHPELKRILRKYDKVMTKLTQMDITNKGISEESYPDIYKLLDKDIDDPFHDNGGLEQRLLMGNYLAKKGFVPQLVDIYQAVWSNHDPDFFDNELEEDEAGSDFLRLLSLIRTILWNYADGSPSFAESIVEDTQFFQYLAEDLTAVQGDLEGLDDEITNENQFPFNSTLGILNNCARNSSSKDVYTVTRLRKKGGTNKGEINMVEVLEDLLKTDITYVKLVVLLALSYMVNEEENKRISADGTLFDFLLKMVKTAEKAKNRSQWGFSIHELINGLAKLAENDDNRTTIMKKGAFDILKRLLKKENQAEQIAVVNAIRELSLAPKNKVLFKEDKEVWKTLKELRNSDNKELSKAAQGAYFVINEGKDKENAKKTPERAEQEAHDTGHIMLSYNWGDQKTVLKIRDRLREKGLTVWMDVDNMEGSILEAMARAVEESRIVLVCYSEKYKESQNCKTEAEYAYSQKKEVVPLLMQRGYKATGWLGAIIGAKLFYDFSGKYDFDKKFTELYSSLAGKFAPGKT, from the exons ATGTCGTCCCGAAGGAATCCTGTAAGAACAAAGTCCGTAATCGAGGGCGAACATTTCGATACTCTACTGGTAAACCACCCGGAGTTGAAGCGTATTCTGAGGAAATATGACAAAGTCATGACCAAG CTTACTCAGATGGATATTACAAATAAAGGTATTTCAGAAGAATCGTATCCAGATATATACAAGCTTCTTGACAAGGATATTGACGACCCTTTTCACGATAATGGTGGACTGGAGCAAAGGTTGTTGATGGGAAATTATCTTGCCAAAAAGGG ATTTGTGCCTCAATTAGTGGATATTTATCAAGCAGTATGGTCTAACCACGATCCTGATTTTTTCGATAATGAGCTAGAGGAGGACGAGGCTGGTTCCGATTTTCTTAGACTTCTGTCCCTTATACGGACGATTCTGTGGAATTACGCCGACGGGAGTCCCAGCTTTGCTGAATCGATCGTCGAGGACACCCAGTTCTTTCAGTACCTTGCAGAGGATTTGACAGCTGTGCAAGGCGATTTGGAAGGCCTTGACGATGAAATTACT aatgaaaACCAATTTCCTTTTAATTCCACTCTTGGAATCTTGAACAATTGTGCAAGAAATTCATCTTCAAAGGATGTCTACACAGTTACGCGTCTTCGAAAGAAAGGTGGAACAAACAAAGGGGAAATAAATATGGTTGAAGTCCTCGAAGATCTGCTGAAAACAGATATTACGT ATGTGAAGCTTGTTGTTCTTTTGGCGTTGTCTTACATGGTAAATGAAGAGGAAAACAAAAGAATATCAGCAGATGGCACCTTATTTGACTTCCTTTTGAAAATGGTAAAAACAGCTGAAAAGGCAAAAAATCGTAGTCAATGGGGTTTTTCAATTCATGAACTCATTAATGGTTTGGCCAAGTTGGCAGAAAATGACGATAACAGAACAACAATTATGAAAAAAGGTGCATTTGATATTCTAAAAAGActtctgaaaaaagaaaaccaggCTGAACAAATTGCCGTAGTCAACGCCATTAGGGAATTGTCTTTGGCACCGAAAAATAAAGTACTCTTTAAg GAAGACAAAGAAGTTTGGAAAACGCTAAAAGAACTTAGAAATAGTGATAATAAAGAACTATCAAAGGCGGCACAAGGAGCTTATTTTGTTATTAACGAAGGAAAAGATAAGGAAAATG CAAAGAAAACACCAGAAAGGGCCGAACAAGAGGCACATGATACGGGACATATAATGCTCAGTTATAACTGGGGAGATCAGAAAACAGTTTTAAAG ATAAGAGATCGTCTACGGGAAAAAGGACTGACCGTATGGATGGATGTAGACAACATGGAGGGGTCAATTTTAGAGGCCATGGCACGGGCTGTAGAAGAATCCAGAATCGTCCTGGTTTGTTATtccgaaaaatacaaagaaagtCAGAATTGTAAAACAG AGGCGGAGTATGCCTACTCTCAGAAGAAAGAAGTGGTTCCTCTGCTGATGCAGAGGGGCTACAAAGCTACTGGGTGGTTAGGAGCCATAATTGGGGCAAAACTGTTCTACGATTTTAGCGGAAAATACGATTTCGATAAGAAATTTACTGAACTGTATTCATCACTGGCTGGCAAATTTGCTCCAGGGAAAACTTAG
- the LOC128177327 gene encoding uncharacterized protein LOC128177327 isoform X2, protein MSSRRNPVRTKSVIEGEHFDTLLVNHPELKRILRKYDKVMTKLTQMDITNKGISEESYPDIYKLLDKDIDDPFHDNGGLEQRLLMGNYLAKKGFVPQLVDIYQAVWSNHDPDFFDNELEEDEAGSDFLRLLSLIRTILWNYADGSPSFAESIVEDTQFFQYLAEDLTAVQGDLEGLDDEITNENQFPFNSTLGILNNCARNSSSKDVYTVTRLRKKGGTNKGEINMVEVLEDLLKTDITYVKLVVLLALSYMVNEEENKRISADGTLFDFLLKMVKTAEKAKNRSQWGFSIHELINGLAKLAENDDNRTTIMKKGAFDILKRLLKKENQAEQIAVVNAIRELSLAPKNKVLFKEDKEVWKTLKELRNSDNKELSKAAQGAYFVINEGKDKENAKKTPERAEQEAHDTGHIMLSYNWGDQKTVLKIRDRLREKGLTVWMDVDNMEGSILEAMARAVEESRIVLVCYSEKYKESQNCKTGCCCQAVGFEICDN, encoded by the exons ATGTCGTCCCGAAGGAATCCTGTAAGAACAAAGTCCGTAATCGAGGGCGAACATTTCGATACTCTACTGGTAAACCACCCGGAGTTGAAGCGTATTCTGAGGAAATATGACAAAGTCATGACCAAG CTTACTCAGATGGATATTACAAATAAAGGTATTTCAGAAGAATCGTATCCAGATATATACAAGCTTCTTGACAAGGATATTGACGACCCTTTTCACGATAATGGTGGACTGGAGCAAAGGTTGTTGATGGGAAATTATCTTGCCAAAAAGGG ATTTGTGCCTCAATTAGTGGATATTTATCAAGCAGTATGGTCTAACCACGATCCTGATTTTTTCGATAATGAGCTAGAGGAGGACGAGGCTGGTTCCGATTTTCTTAGACTTCTGTCCCTTATACGGACGATTCTGTGGAATTACGCCGACGGGAGTCCCAGCTTTGCTGAATCGATCGTCGAGGACACCCAGTTCTTTCAGTACCTTGCAGAGGATTTGACAGCTGTGCAAGGCGATTTGGAAGGCCTTGACGATGAAATTACT aatgaaaACCAATTTCCTTTTAATTCCACTCTTGGAATCTTGAACAATTGTGCAAGAAATTCATCTTCAAAGGATGTCTACACAGTTACGCGTCTTCGAAAGAAAGGTGGAACAAACAAAGGGGAAATAAATATGGTTGAAGTCCTCGAAGATCTGCTGAAAACAGATATTACGT ATGTGAAGCTTGTTGTTCTTTTGGCGTTGTCTTACATGGTAAATGAAGAGGAAAACAAAAGAATATCAGCAGATGGCACCTTATTTGACTTCCTTTTGAAAATGGTAAAAACAGCTGAAAAGGCAAAAAATCGTAGTCAATGGGGTTTTTCAATTCATGAACTCATTAATGGTTTGGCCAAGTTGGCAGAAAATGACGATAACAGAACAACAATTATGAAAAAAGGTGCATTTGATATTCTAAAAAGActtctgaaaaaagaaaaccaggCTGAACAAATTGCCGTAGTCAACGCCATTAGGGAATTGTCTTTGGCACCGAAAAATAAAGTACTCTTTAAg GAAGACAAAGAAGTTTGGAAAACGCTAAAAGAACTTAGAAATAGTGATAATAAAGAACTATCAAAGGCGGCACAAGGAGCTTATTTTGTTATTAACGAAGGAAAAGATAAGGAAAATG CAAAGAAAACACCAGAAAGGGCCGAACAAGAGGCACATGATACGGGACATATAATGCTCAGTTATAACTGGGGAGATCAGAAAACAGTTTTAAAG ATAAGAGATCGTCTACGGGAAAAAGGACTGACCGTATGGATGGATGTAGACAACATGGAGGGGTCAATTTTAGAGGCCATGGCACGGGCTGTAGAAGAATCCAGAATCGTCCTGGTTTGTTATtccgaaaaatacaaagaaagtCAGAATTGTAAAACAG gATGTTGTTGCCAGGCCGTTGGTTTCGAGATTTGCGACAATTAA